TGTCAAAGTGGTCGTCGTAGTCGATTGCCGTGACGTCAATCAGGTAATTCATCTTGAATTCGGGATCGTTCTTCACGTATTCTACGGCAGGCAAGTAGTCTTCCACGTCAATCATCACTTCGAGCGGTCGGTCGGCCGGCATGGCGGCCACCACGTCTTCAATCGGGTCTTCGCTGTGCGTGTGCACGGTAATGCCCGGGAACTTCGCCTTGAGTTTCTTGTAAATGTCGAGCTGGCTTAAACCAAAGCGCTTGCAGGCGACACGTTCCACTTCGGGGAAGTCTTCCTTTTTCACGCGTACGGGCTTGAAACTGCTCTTGTAATCCGGATTTTCTTCCTTGAACTTTGCGCGGGCTTCGGCCATTTCCTCGTCCTTGATTCGTTCGAGGGCGGCCCAGGCCTTGGCGGCTTCACGGTAGCGGTCCATGGTCGACACGTTACGCACGTCGCCTTCGTGCCAAGGATCGCGGCAGGTTTCCTTCAAAATCTTTTCGCGCAGCGTCAAAAGTCCGTGGAACAAGGCTTCGGGGCGAGGCGGGCAACCGGGAACGAACACGTCCACCGGAATCAGGTTCTGCGCCCCGCGCACCACAGCGTAGTTATCGTAAATGAACGGGCCACCGCTGATGGTGCAGGCGCCCATCGCAAGCACGTACTTGGGGCCGGGCATTTGTTCCCAGAGCATCTGGAGAGCGGGCGCCATACGGCGGGTAATGGTTCCTGCGATAATGAAAAGGTCCGCCTGGCGGGGCGAAGCGCGGAACACTTCGGAACCAAAGCGGGCGATATCGTAGCGGGCCATGGAGCTACTCATCATTTCGATGGCGCAGCAGCTGGTGCCGTAGGTGAGGGGCCAAATCGAGTTTGCTCGGGCCCAGTTTACAACGTAGTCTATCGCGTTGACGACATACTTGCCGCCCGGGATAGGATCTAAAATCTTAGGAGCTAGGTTTATAATTCCCATAGGGTTATTCCCACTTAAGGATTCCTTTCTTCCATGCGTAGGCAAGGCCCGAAACGAGGATTGCCATGAAAATCACGAGGTCAATGACTACGACTTGAGGAGGTAGCGGAGTGTTGCCTGCCATAATCTCTTTGAAGTTCGCCATGACCGGGAACAGGAACAGCGCTTCGATGTCGAAAACGAGGAACAGCAAGGCAAAGAGGTAGTAACCTACCTTGAACTGGATTCGAGCGTTTCCGATGGTTTCCATACCGCATTCGTAGGGCGCCATCTTGTTTTTGGTATTCTTGGTGCGGTAACCGAGCAGAAGCCCCGTAACGGTAGCCGCTGCCGCGATAAACGCGCCCAGGAAAAGGAAGATTGAAAGGATGATGTACTCTGACATTTCTTGTGTCTCTTGTCTTTCGTCTCTCGTTTAGTAAAAGTTCTGTAGCTCTTGAACCGTCCCGAATAACGTGTTTCCTATCTGGAATCGGTCCAGCACGTGTTTGAGCAAATCCTTGAATTCGTCAAGCGTGGCTGCGTTCATTTCGTTCAGTTTTTCCTGAATGGTGTTCACGTAACCCGAGGCGACCGGCTTGGTCTTTAGGTCTTGCATTTCGCCGGCCCAGCGCTGTAGCATCTGGTCGGTTTCGATTCGGGCAATCACATAGCGTGTGGTAGATAGTAGCTCTTGCAAAAAGTGAACCAAGAAGATTTCTTCTTGCAATATACCCCAGCGCTTGTCCTTGGAATACATGGCCTTGTTTTCGGCCTTGCCGTAAAAGATGGCGGCCTGCGCGTATTCCAGGCAGGTCATGATTAGCCTTTCGTAGCGCTTGATTTCTTTGCTCAGGTTCTGGAACCAGATGGTGTCGGCCACCGGATTCTTTTCGCTCCGCTCAGCGACTTCGTTTGGAAATATGGCCCTGAACGCGTAGTACACTTCTTCGTAGTAGCGGTTGCGCATACGACAGTTGAAGGCACGGTTCTTAAGCGTGTAGTCGCTGTGGTGGAGCTTTGAAATCATGATTTTACCACCTGTTTTACGCCCGGAATATTCTTGATAGCGTTAATGATTGTGTCGACTTGTTCCTTGCGGAAGGCCTTGAACACCAGTCGGATTCTGCCGGAGTAGTGTTGGCTTGCCGCAGTCACGCGGTCGAGGAATACGTTGGCACGCTTGAGTTCCTGCAACACGTCGAACGTAATGTTCTTGCGGTTCTCGGTTTCGATCGTGAGGTGGGTTTCGAAGGAATGCTTGATATCTTCGCTCCATTCCACCGCAATGCGCTGTTCCATCGGCAGGTTCTTGAGCTGCGGGCAGTCCGTATTGTGGACTTCGATACCGATCTTGGGCCGTAGAACGCCGACCACCGGGTCGCCCGGAATCGGGCTACAGCACTTGGCAAAATGCACCACCAAACTGGTTTCTTGCCCAATCTGCAGAGGCATTTCGTCGCGGTGCTCGGCCTTGGCGTCCTTGTTGAACATGGGGAAGAATCGGAGCGAGTTCGATTCCTTCTGTGTGGTTTCGCCACCGTTCAAAAAGCGCTGGATGTCCGCGAGTGGAAGTTCGCCCTGGCCAATGCGTTCATAAAAGTCGTCGATGGTGGGCGTGCCAAAGTATTTGCAAATGCTCTCTTCGGAGGGACGCTTGCTCTTTTCAATCTTCTGCAGGCGCATTTCGCGGACCCAGATTTCCTTACCCAAGTCCAGAGCCTGCTTCATGATGCTGTTTTTCATCCAGCGGCGCAGTTCCTGTTTGGCCTTTACGGTCTTGACCATGTCGAGCCATTCGGGGCTGGGTTCCTGGTTCGGACTCTTGAGTACTTGGATGGTGGCTCCGTGTTCGATTACCGTGTCGAGGTTCACCACCTCGTCGTTAATCTTGGCTCCAATACAGTGGAGGCCGAGTTCGGTATGCACTGCAAATGCGAAGTCCAAAACGATGGAACCCTGCGGGAGTTCAATCGAGGTTCCCTTGGGCGTAAATACGGTCATGCCGGTGGGCTTCAAGTCCACCTTCAAAAAGTCGAGGTATTCCTTGCTGTCCGAAATTTCGGACTGGAGCTTGACCATGTGGTTCAGCCATTCCAGTTCTTCGCCTTCGTGCTGGGTTTCCATCTTGTAGGCCCAGTGGGCGGCGAATCCCTTTTCTGCGGTCAGGTCCATGTCCTTGGTTCGGATCTGGACTTCGACCATCTTGTTTTCGGGGCCGATCACGGTGGTGTGAATGCTCTGGTAAAGGTTCGGCTTCGGGGTCGCGATATAGTCTTTAAAGCGACTCTGCAAGGGCGTCCACAGGTTGTGGACGTAGCCCAAGGCCAGATAGCATTCGGGAATGGTTTCTACAATGATGCGAATGGCGAAAATATCGAAGATGTCTTCGAACTGGCATCCGCGGCTAAGCATCTTGTTGTAGATACTGTAAATGTTCTTGGTACGGCCCTGGATGGTGCAGTCGAAATCTTCGAGTGCCATCTTGATCTGCAAAGGGCCAATCACCGACTGAATGTACTTTTCGCGGGATTCCTTGTTCTCGATGAGCAAGTTCACCAGCTTCTGGTATTCGTCGGGGTTTACGTACTTGAAACTTAAATCTTCGAGTTCGTTCTTGAGCTTATAAAGACCGAACCTGTGCGTGAGCGGAATGTAGATGTCGAGCGTTTCTTGCGCGATTGCCTGGCGCTTTTCGGGCTTCATGTACCGCATGGTGCGCATGTTGTGGATGCGGTCTGCGATTTTGATCATGATGACCCGAGGGTCTTTCGCCATGGCGACAATCAGCTTTCGGTAGGTTTCCGCCTTTTGGGCGGTCTTGCTCGATTCCTGGGCGGCTGTAATCTTGGTGACGGCATCCACCATAAAGGCGGTGTCATCGCCGAATTTTTCTGCAATTTCTTCGAGGGAGTGATCGGTATCTTCGACCACGTCATGGAGCAACCCGGCCAAGACCGTCGACTGGTCCTGTTTGAGGTCGGCAAGGATTTTTGCCACTTCGTAGGGGTGCTCGGTATAGGGCATGCCGCTCTTGCGGTATTGACCTTCATGAGCCTCGGCGATAAAGGCAACAGCCTTCTCAAGAATCCCGCGATCCAGGTTCGGATTCTTCTTTAAAAGCACGTCAACGATGTGCGTTTGGTTCGATGTGAGGCTCGCTTGTAACATCAGTATAAATAATATCTAAAAATTCGCTCTTTGATTTGTGAAATTTTGCGAAATAAGCGAAAAATAAGGGTTTTTGAACGTTTCGCTGTTGTTTTTCTGTACAACGCTTTATTTGGTCAAGATATTGTAAATCAGGGTGAAAAAACTATCTTACGTCCAAGCTAAAAATACAAGGCTAGGGCCGGTTTGGAGACTGAAAACTCTAGCAAAAAGAGCCGCACCGAAAAAGGTGCGGCTCTTGCTTTTTTTAGGTGATAGATGTTTTTGGCTTATGCGCCGGCGTCTTCCAAGCGTTTTACATGACAGTAGGCCAATTCCTTCGTTTTTTCGTCACGTAAGTGCAGGCTGGAGCCTTCGCAGTAGCGCCAGTATTTACAAGTCTTGCAGTCGCCAATCTTGGCCCAGCTGCGGTCACGCATCACCTGGTAACGCTTCTGCCAGACTTCCCACAGGTCGTCCTTGTAAATGTTGCCCTGGATATAGTCGCCGCGCAGGCTCGGACAGGCCGAAATGCTGCCGTCGCAGAGCACAGAAGACACGTTCACGCCGGCACGGCAGAAGAACGGGTAGTTGCGGGCATCTTTTTCGTAGCTGCCGAGGAATCCTTCGCAGCCATAATTCACGTTAATCACGTTCAGTTTCTTGACTTCGCGAATAAAGTCGAATACCTGGCGGAATTCCTGGTTCGTAAGCTGGAACAGCGGATTGTCCTTGGCGCGGCCCTTCGGGAACACGGTCGCGATTCTCCAGCGTTTTACGCCGATTTTCAGGAGCATGTCGAGAATCTTCGGGAGTTCTTTCAGATTCTGGCGGTTCACGCAGGTCATCACATCGAAGGTGAGACCTTCGGTGTGAGCGGCCATGTCAATGGCCCGCAACGCTCGCTCAAAGCTATGCGGGTCGCCGCGGAAATGGTTGTGGCTCTCTTGCAGGCCGTCGAGGCTGATCGTGAGCGAGCGTAGACCTGCGTTCAGCAGGCGCGTGTAACGCTCGGGCGTCATCGCAAGCGCGTTAGAAACCATGCCCCAGGGGTAGCCGCGCTTCTTGATTTCCATACCGCATTCTTCGAGGTCCGGACGCATCAGGGGTTCGCCGCCGGTAATCACCACGATAAAATGCTTCGGGTCAATGTGCGGGGCGAGTTTATCCAGCACGCCCATGAAGTCTTCGCGAGGCATGTCGGGGATGGCGTCCTTCACGCAGTCGCTACCGCAGTGCAGGCAGTGCAAGTTGCAGCGGAGCGTGCATTCCCAGAAAAAGTAGGTAAGAGGGTGCGCCTTGATTTCGTTGTGG
This genomic window from Fibrobacter sp. UWB5 contains:
- the nuoB gene encoding NADH-quinone oxidoreductase subunit NuoB yields the protein MGIINLAPKILDPIPGGKYVVNAIDYVVNWARANSIWPLTYGTSCCAIEMMSSSMARYDIARFGSEVFRASPRQADLFIIAGTITRRMAPALQMLWEQMPGPKYVLAMGACTISGGPFIYDNYAVVRGAQNLIPVDVFVPGCPPRPEALFHGLLTLREKILKETCRDPWHEGDVRNVSTMDRYREAAKAWAALERIKDEEMAEARAKFKEENPDYKSSFKPVRVKKEDFPEVERVACKRFGLSQLDIYKKLKAKFPGITVHTHSEDPIEDVVAAMPADRPLEVMIDVEDYLPAVEYVKNDPEFKMNYLIDVTAIDYDDHFDMVTQLRSLEKGHKVFFCVQIKKNFNIPEEDRPTSLLGTVPTISHLYPGAEVKEREVYDMFGINFEGHPDLRRIFLDKDFVGYPLRKDFTHPEMIRRPV
- a CDS encoding NADH-quinone oxidoreductase subunit A codes for the protein MSEYIILSIFLFLGAFIAAAATVTGLLLGYRTKNTKNKMAPYECGMETIGNARIQFKVGYYLFALLFLVFDIEALFLFPVMANFKEIMAGNTPLPPQVVVIDLVIFMAILVSGLAYAWKKGILKWE
- a CDS encoding bifunctional (p)ppGpp synthetase/guanosine-3',5'-bis(diphosphate) 3'-pyrophosphohydrolase, which codes for MLQASLTSNQTHIVDVLLKKNPNLDRGILEKAVAFIAEAHEGQYRKSGMPYTEHPYEVAKILADLKQDQSTVLAGLLHDVVEDTDHSLEEIAEKFGDDTAFMVDAVTKITAAQESSKTAQKAETYRKLIVAMAKDPRVIMIKIADRIHNMRTMRYMKPEKRQAIAQETLDIYIPLTHRFGLYKLKNELEDLSFKYVNPDEYQKLVNLLIENKESREKYIQSVIGPLQIKMALEDFDCTIQGRTKNIYSIYNKMLSRGCQFEDIFDIFAIRIIVETIPECYLALGYVHNLWTPLQSRFKDYIATPKPNLYQSIHTTVIGPENKMVEVQIRTKDMDLTAEKGFAAHWAYKMETQHEGEELEWLNHMVKLQSEISDSKEYLDFLKVDLKPTGMTVFTPKGTSIELPQGSIVLDFAFAVHTELGLHCIGAKINDEVVNLDTVIEHGATIQVLKSPNQEPSPEWLDMVKTVKAKQELRRWMKNSIMKQALDLGKEIWVREMRLQKIEKSKRPSEESICKYFGTPTIDDFYERIGQGELPLADIQRFLNGGETTQKESNSLRFFPMFNKDAKAEHRDEMPLQIGQETSLVVHFAKCCSPIPGDPVVGVLRPKIGIEVHNTDCPQLKNLPMEQRIAVEWSEDIKHSFETHLTIETENRKNITFDVLQELKRANVFLDRVTAASQHYSGRIRLVFKAFRKEQVDTIINAIKNIPGVKQVVKS
- a CDS encoding TIGR04133 family radical SAM/SPASM protein; the protein is MQLSLKKKLALEAYRLYRHNEIKAHPLTYFFWECTLRCNLHCLHCGSDCVKDAIPDMPREDFMGVLDKLAPHIDPKHFIVVITGGEPLMRPDLEECGMEIKKRGYPWGMVSNALAMTPERYTRLLNAGLRSLTISLDGLQESHNHFRGDPHSFERALRAIDMAAHTEGLTFDVMTCVNRQNLKELPKILDMLLKIGVKRWRIATVFPKGRAKDNPLFQLTNQEFRQVFDFIREVKKLNVINVNYGCEGFLGSYEKDARNYPFFCRAGVNVSSVLCDGSISACPSLRGDYIQGNIYKDDLWEVWQKRYQVMRDRSWAKIGDCKTCKYWRYCEGSSLHLRDEKTKELAYCHVKRLEDAGA